Proteins encoded together in one Cicer arietinum cultivar CDC Frontier isolate Library 1 chromosome 4, Cicar.CDCFrontier_v2.0, whole genome shotgun sequence window:
- the LOC101492866 gene encoding uncharacterized protein produces the protein MMLNYICTLNHTFIEPRCCMNESDWKANESSGVALKKFKKDSVYIDKTGNLRNFNHKKLSRKKCGSMRGRGWKFGSGFVDGIFPVLSPTAHQILEYLQRDVDAERIWGSLDKLPPSLDVWDDILTVSVQLRMRKQWDSIISICKWILLRSSFKPDVICYNLLIDAFGQKFLYKEAESTYLQLHEARCIPNEDTYALLIKAYCLSGKLQNAEAVFAEMRNYGLPSSSVVYNAYMNGLMKGRNFDKAEEVFQRMKRDGCKLSTETYTMLINLYGKAGKSFMALKLFDEMISQKCKPNICTYTALVNAFAREGLCEKAEEIFEQMQEAGLEPDVYAYNALMEAYSRAGFPYGAAEIFSLMQHMGCEPDRASYNILVDAYGKAGFQDDAEAVFEDMKRVGITPTMKSHMVLLSAYSKMGNVNKCEDILNQMCKSGLKLDTFVLNSMLNLYGRLGQFEKMEEVLTVMEKGSYVVDISTFNILIHRYGQAGFIEKMEDLFQLLLRKGLKPDVVTWTSRIGAYSKKKLYLKCLEIFEEMIDDGCYPDGGTAKVLLAACSNEDQIEQVTSVIRTMHKDMKTVLPVA, from the exons ATGAT GTTAAATTATATATGCACATTGAACCACACATTTATAGAACCAAGATGTTGCATGAACGAATCTGATTGGAAAGCAAATGAGTCCAGTGGCGTGGCCTTGAAGAAGTTCAAGAAAGACAGCGTTTACATTGACAAAACTGGCAACTTAAGGAACTTCAATCACAAGAAACTCTCCAGGAAAAAAT GTGGTTCTATGAGAGGAAGAGGATGGAAATTTGGTTCTGGATTTGTTGATGGGATTTTCCCGGTATTGAGTCCAACTGCACATCAGATTCTGGAGTATCTTCAGAGGGATGTGGATGCTGAGAGAATTTGGGGTTCACTGGATAAGCTTCCACCTTCTCTTGATGTATGGGATGATATTTTAACTGTGTCTGTTCAACTTCGGATGAGAAAACAGTGGGATTCAATTATTTCG ATATGTAAATGGATATTGTTGAGGAGCTCCTTTAAGCCAGATGTCATATGCTATAATTTACTCATAGATGCTTTTGGACAAAAGTTTCTATACAAGGAAGCAGAATCCACATATCTTCAGCTTCATGAAGCTAGATGCATTCCAAATGAAGATACCTATGCACTTCTCATAAAGGCCTATTGTTTATCTGGGAAGCTACAAAATGCTGAAGCTGTATTTGCCGAAATGCGAAATTACGGCCTTCCTTCAA GCTCGGTTGTGTATAACGCTTACATGAATGGATTGATGAAAGGAAGAAACTTTGACAAAGCAGAAGAGGTTTTTCAAAGGATGAAGAGAGATGGTTGCAAGCTATCTACTGAAACTTATACAatgttgataaatttatatGGGAAG GCTGGTAAATCCTTTATGGCCTTAAAACTGTTTGATGAAATGATAAGCCAAAAGTGCAAACCTAATATTTGCACATATACTGCTCTAGTGAATGCATTTGCCAGAGAAGGACTATGTGAGAAAGCAGAAGAAATATTTGAACAAATGCAAGAAGCTGGACTTGAACCTGATGTATATGCTTATAATGCCCTCATGGAAGCTTACAG CCGTGCAGGTTTTCCTTACGGGGCAGCAGAAATTTTTTCGCTAATGCAGCACATGGGATGTGAACCAGATAGAGCCTCATATAATATCTTGGTGGATGCATATGGGAAAGCAGGTTTTCAAGATG ATGCCGAAGCTGTTTTTGAAGATATGAAAAGAGTTGGAATAACACCAACAATGAAATCCCACATGGTACTTTTGTCTGCCTATTCCAAAATGGGCAATGTGAATAAATGTGAAGACATTCTCAACCAAATGTGTAAATCAGGCCTAAAACTAGACACTTTTGTCCTCAACAGCATGCTGAACTTGTATGGAAGATTAGGCCAATTTGAAAAGATGGAAGAAGTTTTAACAGTGATGGAAAAAGGATCATATGTAGTTGATATTAGTACATTTAATATCTTGATACATAGGTATGGACAAGCAGGGTTTATTGAGAAAATGGAAGACTTGTTTCAATTACTTCTTAGAAAAGGCTTGAAACCCGATGTGGTCACATGGACTAGTCGTATTGGAGCTTATTCTAAAAAAAAGCTTTATCTAAAGTGCTTAGAAATATTTGAAGAAATGATTGATGATGGTTGTTATCCAGATGGAGGAACAGCAAAGGTACTTCTTGCAGCATGCTCCAATGAAGATCAGATTGAGCAGGTTACTAGTGTTATTAGAACAATGCACAAGGATATGAAGACTGTTTTGCCAGTAGCAtaa
- the LOC101493198 gene encoding proteasome subunit alpha type-5, with translation MFLTRTEYDRGVNTFSPEGRLFQVEYAIEAIKLGSTAIGLKTKEGVVLAVEKRITSPLLEPSSVEKIMEIDDHIGCAMSGLIADARTLVEHARVETQNHRFSYGEPMTVESTTQALCDLALRFGEGDEESMSRPFGVSLLIAGHDENGPSLYYTDPSGTFWQCNAKAIGSGSEGADSSLQEQYNKDLTLQEAETIALSILKQVMEEKVTPNNVDIARVAPTYHLYTPSEVEAVISRL, from the exons ATGTTTCTCACAAG GACTGAGTATGACCGAGGAGTCAACACCTTTTCTCCCGAAGGCCGTTTGTTTCAGGTTGAATATGCAATCGAAGCCATCAAG CTTGGATCAACCGCAATTGGGTTGAAGACCAAAGAGGGCGTGGTTCTTGCTGTCGAAAAGCGTATTACTTCACCTCTACTG GAGCCCAGCAGTGTAGAGAAAATTATGGAAATTGATGACCACATAGGTTGTGCAATGAGTGGATTGATTGCTGATGCTCGTACACTTGTTGAGCATGCACGAGTTGAAACTCAG AATCATAGGTTCTCTTACGGTGAACCGATGACGGTTGAGTCCACAACTCAAGCTCTTTGTGACCTAGCCTTGCGCTTTGGTGAAGGTGATGAAGAATCCATG TCTCGACCATTTGGAGTGTCTCTTCTGATTGCTGGTCATGACGAGAATGGACCTAGTCT ATACTACACTGATCCTTCTGGCACATTTTGGCAATGCAATGCAAAAGCTATTGGCTCAGGATCAGAAGGTGCTGACAGCTCTCTGCAAGAACAATACAACAAG GACTTGACTCTTCAAGAAGCTGAGACTATTGCTTTATCCATTCTGAAGCAAGTTATGGAAGAGAAG GTCACTCCCAACAACGTTGACATTGCCAGGGTGGCTCCAACATACCATCTTTATACCCCTTCTGAGGTGGAAGCTGTGATAAGTCGCCTATGA
- the LOC101493740 gene encoding protein indeterminate-domain 4, chloroplastic, translated as MAASSSSASLFGFRGEEESNQMKQQHSLPPSSSIATPAAPSQKKKRNQPGTPNPDAEVIALSPKTLMATNRFICEVCNKGFQREQNLQLHRRGHNLPWKLKQKSTKEPKRKVYLCPEPTCVHHDPSRALGDLTGIKKHYSRKHGEKKWKCDKCSKKYAVQSDWKAHSKTCGTREYRCDCGTLFSRRDSFITHRAFCDALAQEGPRQAPITLSGSSIGSHLYGAGGNSGTNNSIMGLNLSHHVPQQISNIQQDHTNSPTELLRLGGNATANRTGQFDHHILPTSFRPNSFFHPEQNQNYVPDPTNNLFNIPFLNNNNNNSTNNNNNTNSGSNSFSEQLNMNHEGTNFFSGSGTSSAPSLFSTCLQQGGGSSGISHMSATALLQKAAQMGATSSNGNGTATSLLKSFGNTTSNNSSSGGGGGSGNYGGFGVGGGNEQQNSNLQDLMNCFAVGGGGGGGNSNSIFDGIGGSCSERQLTRDFLGVGGQIVRSMSGRDHHHHHHHQHAPAAFSNMPSMENNAAAPSSFGGGGGRGGAGASAGAAGGGGNFH; from the exons aTGGCTGCATCATCTTCTTCAGCATCACTGTTTGGATTTAGAGGAGAAGAAGAATCAAATCAAATGAAGCAACAACATTCACTTCCACCTTCATCATCAATTGCTACTCCAGCTGCACCATctcagaagaagaagagaaaccAACCTGGAACACCAA ATCCAGATGCAGAGGTGATAGCACTATCTCCCAAGACACTAATGGCAACAAACAGGTTTATATGTGAAGTATGCAACAAAGGGTTCCAAAGAGAGCAAAACCTACAGCTTCACAGAAGAGGACACAACTTGCCTTGGAAGCTTAAGCAGAAGAGTACAAAAGAGCCTAAGAGAAAGGTTTATCTTTGTCCTGAGCCCACATGTGTTCATCATGATCCTTCAAGGGCTCTTGGTGACCTCACTGGGATTAAGAAACACTACTCTCGCAAACATGGTGAGAAGAAATGGAAATGTGACAAATGCTCCAAGAAATATGCTGTTCAATCTGATTGGAAAGCACATTCTAAGACTTGTGGCACTAGAGAATATAGATGTGATTGTGGCACTCTCTTCTCCAG GAGAGACAGTTTCATAACACACAGAGCTTTCTGTGATGCATTAGCTCAAGAGGGACCAAGACAGGCACCAATTACCCTAAGTGGTAGCAGCATTGGCAGCCATCTTTATGGAGCTGGAGGAAACAGCGGCACCAACAACTCCATCATGGGATTAAACTTATCCCATCATGTACCTCAACAAATCTCCAACATCCAACAAGACCACACCAATTCACCGACAGAACTCCTTCGACTCGGCGGCAATGCTACCGCGAATCGAACCGGACAATTCGATCACCACATTCTCCCAACATCTTTCAGACCTAATTCCTTCTTTCATCCTGAACAAAACCAAAACTATGTCCCTGACCCAACCAACAACCTCTTCAACATTCCTTTccttaacaacaacaacaacaacagtactaataataataacaatactaATAGTGGGAGCAACTCGTTTTCTGAACAGTTGAATATGAATCATGAAGGAACAAATTTTTTCAGTGGATCAGGAACAAGTAGTGCACCTTCATTATTCAGCACTTGTCTTCAACAAGGAGGAGGAAGCAGTGGAATATCTCATATGTCTGCAACTGCATTGCTTCAAAAAGCTGCTCAGATGGGTGCAACTTCGAGCAACGGAAATGGAACAGCAACTTCGCTTTTGAAAAGCTTTGGAAACACTACTAGTAATAATTCATCTtcaggtggtggtggtggaagTGGAAACTATGGAGGTTTTGGTGTTGGTGGTGGAAATGAACAACAGAATAGTAATTTGCAGGATTTGATGAACTGTTTTGCtgttggtggtggtggtggggGTGGGAATAGTAATTCAATATTTGATGGAATTGGAGGTAGTTGTAGTGAAAGGCAGCTTACTCGTGATTTTTTGGGAGTTGGTGGTCAGATAGTGAGAAGCATGAGTGGAAgagatcatcatcatcatcatcatcatcaacatgCACCTGCTGCTTTTAGTAACATGCCTTCTATGGAAAACAATGCTGCTGCACCATCGTCTTttggaggaggaggaggaagaGGTGGTGCTGGTGCTTCTGCTGGTGCTGCTGGTGGAGGAGGGAATTTTCACTGA